One region of Scomber scombrus chromosome 10, fScoSco1.1, whole genome shotgun sequence genomic DNA includes:
- the LOC133987775 gene encoding LOW QUALITY PROTEIN: rhamnose-binding lectin-like (The sequence of the model RefSeq protein was modified relative to this genomic sequence to represent the inferred CDS: substituted 1 base at 1 genomic stop codon) produces MLRFSLSSTLLLAATCLLTAAGKYLSEXDLYYYTCTVNTLQLIPSCVYNLLVVSTERVITCDDGYSVQHLSCEIGVISVEASLYGRADSKTCSEGRPAHQLANTKCSQPGTVDILKKRCDGKKVCELNTFAVRISDPCYGIFKYLETNYTCFPAIHLVVCENSLAQLYCDEGQVILVYGADYGRHDYTTCSYQRPPAQVRNTYCSNPGTKVAESCNGKNSCTIRASNSVFGDPCVGTYKYLEVAYTCQSHLCLTSNSTKTKNITVCLGSHKMLCFRLSSRLLLAAACLLVTAGFSTAQPMLPLTAVSTERVVTCDDLNNVQHLSCETGVIIVQTALYGRVDKETCSEHRPPQQLTNTKCSQHGTLQVIKQRCDGKKDCEINTNVVRTSDPCYGTYKYLDVTFACFPAVRTIACEHSVAHLQCDEGQVLFIYGADYGRRDKNTCAFKRPASQIQNVHCSRPTSKVAGSCNGKSSCTVKASNSVFGDPCGGTYKYLEVAYRCQYASSK; encoded by the exons ATGCTCCGCTTCAGCCTCAGCAGCACTCTGT TGCTGGCAGCAACCTGTTTGCTCACAGCAGCAGGTAAATATCTGAGTGAATGAGATCTATATTATTACACATGTACCGTCAACACACTTCAACTAATCCCTTCATGTGTGTACAATCTGTTAGTTGTGTCCACAGAGAGAGTTATCACCTGTGACGACGGCTACAGTGTACAACACCTGAGCTGCG AGATCGGAGTGATCAGTGTGGAGGCATCTCTGTATGGACGAGCAGACAGCAAGACCTGCAGTGAGGGCAGACCTGCACACCAGCTCGCTAATACAAAGTGTTCCCAGCCTGGAACTGTGGACATCCTCAAGAAAAG GTGTGATGGAAAGAAGGTTTGTGAACTAAACACATTTGCCGTCCGTATCTCTGATCCCTGTTATGGCATCTTTAAATATCTGGAGACCAACTACACCTGCTTCCCAGCAA TTCACCTGGTTGTATGCGAGAACTCTTTGGCACAACTTTACTGTG atGAAGGTCAGGTCATATTGGTTTACGGTGCTGATTACGGACGCCACGACTACACCACATGTTCTTACCAACGACCTCCCGCTCAGGTCCGAAATACCTACTGCTCAAATCCTGGGACCAAAGTGGCTGAAAG CTGTAACGGGAAAAACAGCTGTACTATCAGAGCCAGCAACTCGGTGTTTGGGGATCCATGTGTCGGCACCTACAAGTACCTGGAGGTGGCTTACACCTGTCAAT CCCATCTCTGTTTAACCTCCAACTCCACAAAGACGAAAAACATTACTGTCTGTCTCGGCAGCCACAAG ATGCTCTGCTTCAGACTCAGCAGCAGACTGT tgctGGCAGCAGCGTGTTTGCTTGTGACTGCAG GCTTTTCTACAGCGCAGCCCATGTTGCCCCTCACTGCTGTGTCCACAGAGAGAGTCGTCACCTGTGATGACCTGAACAACGTCCAGCACCTGAGCTGTG agaCCGGTGTGATCATTGTGCAGACAGCTCTCTATGGACGAGTAGACAAGGAAACCTGCAGTGAGCACAGACCTCCACAGCAACTAACTAACACAAAGTGCTCCCAGCACGGCACTCTGCAGGTCATCAAACAAAG ATGTGATGGCAAGAAGGAttgtgaaataaacacaaatgtggTTCGAACCTCTGATCCCTGCTATGGCACCTATAAATACCTGGACGTCACTTTTGCCTGCTTCCCAGCAG TCCGCACCATTGCATGTGAGCACTCTGTGGCACATCTGCAGTGTG ATGAAGGACAGGTCTTATTTATCTATGGAGCTGATTATGGACGCCGTGATAAGAACACATGTGCTTTCAAACGACCCGCATCTCAGATCCAAAACGTCCACTGTTCTAGACCCACAAGCAAAGTTGCTGGAAG CTGTAATGGGAAAAGCAGCTGTACAGTCAAAGCCAGCAACTCAGTGTTTGGAGACCCCTGTGGCGGCACCTACAAGTATCTGGAGGTGGCTTATAGATGTCAAT ATGCTTCCTCCAAATAA